A single genomic interval of Helianthus annuus cultivar XRQ/B chromosome 6, HanXRQr2.0-SUNRISE, whole genome shotgun sequence harbors:
- the LOC110865924 gene encoding TMV resistance protein N, with product MAYLKSASCSSSSVSWKYDVFLSFRGEDTRYNFVDHLYAALVQRGLCVFKDDEELKKGKEIAPELLKAIEESRFAVVVFSKNYANSSWCLAELAKIMQWHNGTVLEPKVIPVFYHVDPSDLRAQKNDVAVFFQQHEEKFREEMDKVKEWRDALTATANLSGLHISESFKVGESTYVRKIVEEILSDKPDIQPSYIESNLVGIDSRIEELSSRLETKDNEKVQIVGIHGMGGIGKTTIAKALFRRIKYKFEGSSFVNDVRENSSSKRDICALQEKVLRDILEINQNFNVRDPEDGANMIRTRFVHKKVLMVLDDVDNFKQLEFLAATHDSFGPGSRIIITTRNEQLLSDADDKYKPDFLIMNDALVLFNRGAFKTNCPPEGYEEFSCRAIRYAGYLPLAVKVLGSFFHGRKAIHEWESALNRLAKAPPVDIFKTLKLSFDGLEGSEKNIFLDIACFYKGRDIRDVTRVFESCGFDPEIGINVLVEKSLITISNERICMHDLLQEMGQQIARENIFNRRLWQLEDIHDSLKNNQKLEEIEAIVVPDKQYDVDEYEEKVGFRADVFERMKNLRLLDIRGRFTSCEPTIFPNNLRWLCWSECPFTSLSTTQMSKLVGLQVVGGTVKQFWNGQKIMRTLKYLNLQQLDCLTTLPDVSMAPNIEKLIVSRCTNLVKVHESLGSHKRLVRLRIVDCKRLKRLPSRFEMESLRFLILNNCSSLVRFPDVSPCMIKLSLIQLDYCCSIEALPSSVVYLSSLRRLSFRRYKSHRNNNIPEEHGFGENLVEDNAKALESHPKLLNSHTVINSCSLRSLNLRCRPMESEVFLKNLHAFSCLETLDLSGNNNLIQLPASISHLSRLRKLNLNECHRLQILHSLPSSIQELEANNCYSLEKIDDLAQEYDCSHLSRLRKLNLNECHRLKILHGLPSTIQELEANNCYNLQKIDHQLQEYASWYHISFINCQKLVEDDDCKRYLHKMSQQSFLKRCAVIDRELSIGVPGNKIPTWFKEAQPGNLIALVLPPKCDTQINGIAICGVVPGEWPGSHYRPQFHVNCIKDGMCNIVQKEVDCINNNASAAVAEGEDGNTWIWYRPCRSFGGQDWSAGGTLLISISQRYGAKAVRCAARLIYKEDVESNQQITTCISYPWKNYKERKKVPARPPKFLDGDV from the exons ATGGCATACTTAAAGTCTGCTTCATGTTCATCATCTTCTGTGAGCTGGAAATATGACGTTTTTTTGAGCTTCAGAGGCGAGGATACTCGCTACAATTTTGTTGATCATCTTTACGCAGCTCTCGTACAGAGAGGACTATGCGTGTTCAAAGATGACGAGGAGCTGAAGAAAGGGAAGGAGATTGCTCCAGAACTCCTGAAAGCTATTGAGGAGTCAAGGTTTGCAGTGGTTGTGTTCTCAAAGAATTATGCCAACTCGTCATGGTGTTTGGCTGAGCTGGCCAAAATCATGCAATGGCATAACGGGACGGTACTGGAACCGAAGGTGATACCGGTGTTCTATCATGTCGACCCATCTGATCTCCGCGCGCAGAAGAACGACGTGGCTGTTTTCTTTCAGCAGCACGAGGAGAAGTTTAGAGAAGAGATGGATAAAGTGAAGGAGTGGAGGGATGCTCTAACAGCTACAGCCAATTTATCTGGCTTGCATATCTCCGAATCCTTCAAAGT GGGCGAATCGACGTATGTCAGAAAGATTGTTGAGGAGATCTTATCTGATAAGCCTGATATACAACCTTCTTATATAGAGAGCAATTTAGTTGGCATCGACTCTCGTATAGAAGAATTAAGTTCGCGACTggaaacaaaagataatgaaaagGTGCAAATAGTAGGGATACATGGGATGGGAGGAATTGGCAAGACTACTATTGCCAAAGCTTTGTTTAGAAGAATAAAGTATAAGTTTGAGGGTAGTAGCTTCGTAAACGATGTTAGAGAAAACAGTTCAAGTAAAAGAGATATATGTGCCTTACAAGAAAAGGTTCTAAGGGATATTCTAGAGATCAATCAAAACTTCAATGTTCGAGATCCTGAAGATGGAGCTAACATGATACGAACAAGATTTGTGCACAAAAAAGTTCTTATGGTTCTTGATGATGTGGATAATTTCAAGCAATTAGAGTTCCTAGCTGCAACACATGACTCGTTTGGCCCAGGAAGTAGAATCATTATCACTACAAGAAACGAGCAATTGTTATCTGATGCAGATGACAAGTACAAGCCAGATTTTTTGATAATGAATGACGCTCTTGTGTTGTTTAATAGAGGTGCTTTTAAAACAAATTGTCCCCCAGAAGGGTACGAGGAGTTTTCATGTCGTGCGATCCGCTATGCTGGCTATCTTCCTTTAGCTGTGAAAGTTTTAGGCTCTTTCTTCCATGGGCGGAAAGCAATTCATGAGTGGGAAAGTGCTTTAAATAGACTAGCAAAAGCACCACCTGTTGACATTTTTAAGACACTGAAGTTAAGTTTTGATGGGTTGGAGGGTTCTGAGAAGAATATATTCTTAGACATTGCTTGCTTCTACAAGGGAAGAGACATTAGAGACGTAACTAGAGTATTTGAGAGCTGCGGTTTTGACCCAGAAATTGGGATTAATGTTCTTGTTGAGAAGTCCCTCATCACCATTTCTAATGAAAGAATATGTATGCATGATCTTTTACAAGAAATGGGTCAGCAAATAGCTCGTGAGAATATCTTCAATAGAAGGCTATGGCAGCTTGAAGATATCCATGATTCCTTAAAAAATAATCAG AAGCTAGAAGAAATTGAGGCAATTGTGGTGCCCGATAAGCAGTATGATGTTGACGAATATGAGGAGAAGGTGGGTTTTAGGGCTGATGTTTTTGAACGCATGAAGAATCTTCGCCTACTTGATATTAGAGGAAGATTTACATCTTGTGAGCCTACGATCTTCCCTAACAACTTAAGATGGCTTTGTTGGAGTGAGTGCCCATTTACTTCTCTATCAACGACACAAATGAGTAAACTTGTTGGTCTTCAAGTAGTTGGTGGCACTGTTAAACAGTTTTGGAATGGACAAAAG ATTATGCGAACTCTGAAGTATCTTAATCTTCAACAGTTAGACTGCCTGACAACGCTTCCAGATGTCTCAATGGCTCCAAACATTGAGAAGTTGATTGTGTCACGTTGTACAAATTTGGTTAAGGTTCATGAGTCTCTTGGATCTCACAAAAGGCTTGTCAGGTTACGCATTGTTGATTGTAAGCGGCTTAAGCGTCTGCCATCCAGGTTTGAGATGGAATCCTTGAGGTTTCTAATTCTCAACAACTGCTCAAGTCTAGTGAGATTTCCAGACGTGTCCCCGTGCATGATAAAGCTATCATTAATACAACTTGATTACTGTTGTAGTATAGAAGCATTGCCATCATCTGTTGTATATCTTTCTAGTCTAAGACGCTTGAGTTTCAGAAGATACAAAAGTCATAGGAACAACAACATTCCAGAGGAGCATGGATTTGGGGAAAATTTAGTCGAGGATAATGCCAAGGCCTTAGAAAGCCACCCAAAGCTCCTCAATTCACATACTGTTATAAATTCGTGCTCGTTGAGATCATTAAATCTTCGTTGCAGACCAATGGAAAGTGAAGTCTTCCTAAAAAATCTCCATGCATTTTCCTGCTTGGAAACTTTAGACCTAAGTGGAAACAATAACTTAATCCAATTACCTGCAAGCATATCCCATCTTTCTCGTCTGAGAAAGTTGAATTTGAATGAGTGTCACCGACTTCAAATTTTGCATAGCCTCCCATCAAGCATACAAGAATTAGAGGCAAACAATTGCTATTCTTTAGAAAAGATTGATGATCTAGCACAAGAGTATGACTGTTCCCATCTTTCTCGTCTGAGAAAGTTGAATTTGAATGAGTGTCACCGACTTAAAATTTTGCATGGACTCCCATCAACAATACAAGAATTAGAGGCAAACAATTGCTACAATCTGCAAAAGATTGACCATCAATTACAAGAGTATGCCAGCTGGTATCATATTTCCTTCATTAACTGTCAGAAACTTGTGGAGGATGATGATTGCAAAAGATACCTTCATAAGATGTCGCAGCAATCATTCCTTAAG AGATGTGCTGTTATAGATCGTGAGCTATCAATCGGTGTACCTGGAAACAAAATACCAACATGGTTCAAAGAGGCACAACCTGGGAATCTTATAGCATTGGTGTTACCTCCCAAATGCGATACCCAAATCAATGGGATTGCGATATGTGGTGTCGTCCCTGGGGAGTGGCCGGGGTCACATTATCGTCCTCAATTCCACGTTAATTGTATTAAGGATGGAATGTGCAATATTGTTCAGAAAGAAGTTGATTGTATTAATAATAATGCATCTGCAGCCGTAGCAGAAGGTGAGGATGGGAATACGTGGATATGGTATAGACCATGTAGATCCTTTGGGGGTCAAGATTGGTCTGCAGGTGGTACTCTACTCATTTCAATAAGCCAACGTTATGGTGCAAAAGCTGTAAGATGTGCAGCACGACTTATCTACAAAGAAGATGTGGAATCGAACCAACAAATTACAACTTGTATCTCCTATCCATGGAAGAACTATAAGGAAAGGAAAAAAGTGCCTGCCAGGCCCCCAAAATTTTTAGATGGTGATGTGTAA